A genomic stretch from Pochonia chlamydosporia 170 chromosome 4, whole genome shotgun sequence includes:
- a CDS encoding choline kinase (similar to Aspergillus flavus NRRL3357 XP_002373258.1), whose protein sequence is MAEPSPTTFGPAPLRSALKSDGDGDRTPPTSGTLKAVQIAEPVPDLDEECQATKTFRAGTSRRLSGKPASCRSSISEGSPAMWPADDSTHSSSQQSSQKHQYCAEKLLAQVSDWLEHEKRKKAAARKPKSHRRKSKSPPDQGDRAAPTPPSRERSDSVDSQCSDVSFEKLEHILQESLAALGLSSVPQHPPKLSRRRRANSRTLAQRTASSDTDYVDGDAIVPSCDAWLDNSKTLSYTGGAANENDPEEGKVDKENDPWLIFKNEIIRIAHTLKLKGWRRISLGSGDSITVERLSGALTNAVYVVTPPSDLDEVDGKKPPPKVLLRIYGPQVEHLIDRENELKVLQRLARKKIGPRLLGTFQNGRFEQFFNAITLTPAHLREQDTTKSIAKRMRELHDGIELLPLERDGGPAVWKNWDQWLENVAKIITYLDKQYESTPPPPAKSDSVVHAWKANGYVCGVPWEQFLGMVTKYRAHVVTRYKTLKAIKERLVFAHNDTQYGNILRIKPDDEKSPLLQAANKHKQLVVIDFEYAAANVPGLEFANHFTEWTYNYHDPVYSHACSHERYPTPEEQRRFIKAYVDHRPQFPAASSTPRMKAQDSGPGTPSLNPTASSSSIVDFMLDARVPPGGWSAAERAREEQSDLQVRELVEETRLWRPVNSAMWIAWGIVQAKVPGLDCNNEPASEEEAIKAEQELGPDEFDYLSYAQDRALFFWGDCVQLGLAKAEDLPEKLRSRLKMIDY, encoded by the exons atggccgaaCCTAGCCCCACGACCTTCGGCCCCGCGCCCCTGCGATCGGCCTTGAAGTCAGACGGCGATGGTGACAGAACTCCTCCTACCAGTGGTACTCTCAAAG CTGTGCAAATTGCCGAGCCGGTGCCTGACTTGGACGAGGAGTGCCAAGCTACGAAGACCTTTCGCGCAGGAACAAGCCGCCGACTCAGCGGCAAGCCAGCATCTTGCAGATCTTCAATTAGCGAAGGCTCACCAGCTATGTGGCCCGCCGATGATTCTACGCATTCTTCTAGTCAACAATCCTCTCAGAAGCACCAGTATTGCGCTGAAAAGCTGCTTGCTCAAGTTTCAGACTGGTTGGAACACGAAAAGCGAAAGAAGGCTGCCGCCCGCAAGCCCAAGTCTCACCGGCGCAAGTCCAAGTCGCCGCCTGATCAAGGAGACCGGGCGGCTCCCACACCACCAAGTCGTGAGAGATCAGATTCAGTCGACTCTCAATGCAGTGATGTGTCTTTCGAAAAGCTTGAACACATTTTGCAAGAATCTCTGGCCGCGCTTGGTCTGAGCTCAGTTCCCCAACACCCACCCAAACTTTCCCGTCGACGACGTGCCAATTCCAGGACCCTTGCGCAGCGCACGGCCTCGTCCGACACTGATTATGTTGACGGAGATGCCATTGTACCAAGCTGTGACGCCTGGCTGGACAACTCCAAAACTCTCAGCTACACTGGTGGCGCAGCAAACGAAAATGACCCAGAAGAGGGCAAGGTGGACAAAGAAAACGATCCTTGGCTGATCTTTAAGAACGAAATTATTCGCATTGCCCATACGCTGAAACTCAAGGGATGGAGACGGATCTCGTTGGGGAGCGGTGACAGCATTACCGTGGAACGACTGAGCGGCGCGCTGACCAATGCGGTTTATGTTGTAACGCCACCATCGGATCTTGATGAAGTCGATGGCAAAAAGCCCCCTCCCAAAGTGCTTCTCCGAATTTATGGCCCCCAGGTGGAACATCTGATTGACCGTGAAAACGAGTTGAAGGTGCTTCAGCGTCTGGCACGCAAGAAGATTGGTCCTCGGTTGTTGGGAACGTTCCAAAATGGCCGTTTTGAGCAgttcttcaacgccattACACTAACGCCTGCTCATTTGCGTGAGCAAGACACCACCAAGTCGATTGCCAAACGAATGCGTGAGCTTCACGATGGTATTGAACTCCTTCCGCTTGAGCGGGATGGGGGTCCAGCAGTGTGGAAGAATTGGGACCAGTGGCTGGAGAACGTAGCCAAAATTATTACCTACCTCGACAAGCAATACGAGAGCACGCCGCCACCTCCGGCCAAGTCTGACTCCGTCGTCCACGCATGGAAGGCCAATGGCTATGTTTGTGGAGTTCCTTGGGAGCAGTTCTTGGGCATGGTGACAAAGTATCGAGCGCATGTGGTAACTCGCTACAAGACTTTGAAAGCAATCAAGGAAAGATTGGTATTCGCACACAACGAT ACACAATACGGCAACATTCTGCGCATCAAGCCGGACGACGAAAAGTCGCCGCTTCTTCAGGCCGCAAACAAGCACAAACAGCTGGTCGTCATTGACTTTGAATATGCTGCCGCCAATGTACCCGGCCTTGAGTTTGCCAATCACTTTACCGAATGGACATACAACTACCACGACCCGGTCTACTCCCACGCCTGTAGCCATGAACGATACCCAACGCCTGAAGAGCAGCGACGGTTCATCAAGGCTTATGTTGACCATCGGCCTCAGTTTCCTGCCGCCAGCTCTACTCCACGTATGAAGGCGCAAGATAGCGGTCCGGGGACACCATCCCTCAACCCCACAGCCTCATCCAGCTCCATTGTCGACTTCATGCTTGATGCCCGCGTTCCTCCTGGCGGATGGAGCGCCGCGGAGCGTGCTCGAGAGGAGCAGAGTGATTTGCAAGTACGTGAGCTCGTGGAGGAGACGCGTCTATGGAGACCAGTGAACAGCGCAATGTGGATTGCATGGGGTATCGTACAAGCTAAGGTCCCCGGACTGGATTGCAACAACGAGCCTGCatctgaggaggaggctATCAAAGCTGAGCAGGAACTTGGACCCGACGAATTCGACTACTTGAGCTATGCCCAAGACCGAGCGTTGTTCTTCTGGGGTGACTGCGTGCAGCTGGggctggccaaggcagagGATCTCCCAGAGAAGCTGAGatcaaggttgaagatgattgaTTATTAG
- a CDS encoding ankyrin repeat and BTB/POZ domain-containing protein (similar to Coccidioides immitis RS XP_001239028.1): protein MVLRKHELEGKLGEESAMIKSGVLRDENPLDQSDEFNEFLLACRHGDLRKCQECISQGVNINGKDRFDYTPLIIASLCGHYELVQLLLESGALAERNTFQGERCIYNALNDRIRNLLLQYDFSKSSDPYVYWSTHISSLLTRSTPRTSDISLTADTRTFNLHKFLLASRTPYFRSKLEAQPETPSWNLAHTIPVEAIQIVLRYIYLGDLPKDLVPPGSFISEEDVIKGLDKISKQLEVQHLWEAIMAGNDRRLARQRYQDEEDRAIKQIGEFFRSKVLGNKMVVDTERVNDIKWKFDNPAFADVLLRADDTYEETQPLLNGQGIPLGTSSTTTRKSALYPVHKAMLIRSEYFEKMFSGDFVESHRSANLHVVTVDCSPAVLELVLTFLYTENTVCPLEHALDLLYTADMLFLDTLKSKAAQAISTLGSGTSNALVDRTHKHNGENGTAQEVEVVEMEPINIYDVIHAAWDLRVQRLEEFAARYLATRLEDYIDDPDFQDLIRESAERIQKREETDTIELLDDIRYYLSERFRLRFEDAGLDEMMMGEDGEITAEAAAALAERGEVMNGDGDAVEGNGVVATLDGEMAEDEFASDAINYQILLGKIDAMLERLKLDA from the exons ATGGTGCTCCGTAAGCACGAATTGGAGGGGAAGCTGGGCGAAGAGAGCGCCATGATCAAGAGCGGCGTGCTGCGCGATGAGAACCCGCTCGACCAGAGCGATGAGTTTAACGAATTCTTGCTCGCGTGTCGACATGGCGATTTGCGCAAATGTCAGGAGTGTATCAGCCAGGGTGTCaacatcaatggcaaagatCGGTTCGACTACACGCCACTTATCATA GCCAGTCTCTGTGGACATTATGAACTTGTCCAGCTTTTATTAGAATCAG GTGCTCTCGCAGAACGCAACACCTTCCAAGGAGAAAGATGCATATACAATGCCCTCAACGACAGAATACGCAACCTCCTCTTACAATACGACTTTTCAAAATCATCAGACCCCTACGTCTACTGGTCCACCCACATCTCCAGCCTCCTCACCCGCAGCACCCCTCGCACATCAGACATCTCACTCACCGCCGACACACGCACCTTCAACCTACACAAATTCCTACTCGCCTCACGAACACCCTACTTCCGCAGCAAACTCGAAGCCCAGCCGGAAACACCATCATGGAACCTCGCCCACACTATCCCCGTGGAAGCCATCCAAATCGTCCTCCGGTACATCTACCTCGGCGACCTGCCCAAGGATCTCGTCCCCCCCGGCAGCTTCATCTCAGAGGAGGACGTCATCAAGGGCCTAGATAAAATCAGCAAGCAGCTTGAAGTCCAACACCTCTGggaagccatcatggcaggAAACGACCGCCGCCTCGCCCGCCAGCGGtaccaagacgaagaagaccGCGCCATCAAGCAAATCGGCGAGTTTTTCAGATCCAAAGTCCTGGGCAACAAAATGGTCGTCGACACAGAACGCGTCAACGACATCAAGTGGAAGTTTGACAATCCTGCCTTTGCAGACGTGCTCCTCCGCGCAGATGACACCTACGAGGAAACGCAACCGCTCCTCAACGGCCAGGGCATCCCCCTTGGCACCTCCTCCACGACAACCCGCAAATCCGCCCTCTACCCCGTCCACAAAGCCATGCTCATCCGTAGCGAGTACTTTGAAAAAATGTTCTCCGGCGACTTTGTCGAGTCCCACCGCTCCGCAAACCTGCACGTCGTCACCGTAGACTGCTCGCCCGCTGTGCTCGAACTCGTCCTCACATTCTTGTACACCGAAAACACGGTCTGTCCGCTCGAACACGCCCTGGACCTGCTGTACACGGCAGACATGCTCTTCCTAGATACGCTGAAGAGCAAGGCCGCCCAGGCGATCAGCACCCTCGGCAGTGGGACGTCCAACGCGCTGGTCGACCGcacacacaaacacaatgGTGAAAACGGCACAGCACAGGAGGTAGAGGTCGTGGAGATGGAGCCCATTAATATATACGACGTTATTCACGCGGCGTGGGATCTGCGCGTACAGCGATTGGAGGAGTTTGCGGCGCGGTACTTGGCTACACGGCTGGAGGATTATATCGACGACCCTGATTTTCAGGACCTTATTCGGGAGAGTGCGGAGCGGATTCAGAAGCGTGAGGAGACGGATACGATTGAGTTGCTGGACGATATACGGTATTATTTGTCGGAGCGGTTTCGATTGCGGTTCGAGGATGCGGGGTTggatgagatgatgatgggtgaggatggcgagattACTGctgaggcggcggcggcgttggctGAAAGGGGGGAGGTGATGaatggggatggggatgcgGTGGAAGGAAATGGTGTTGTTGCAACGTTGGATGGGGAGATGGCCGAGGATGAGTTTGCGTCGGATGCCATCAATTATCAGATTTTGTTGGGTAAGATTGACGCCATGTTGGAAcggttgaagttggatgcATAG
- a CDS encoding G2-specific protein kinase nimA (similar to Aspergillus terreus NIH2624 XP_001209874.1) has translation MSSEDKYETLEKIGHGSFGVIRKVRRKADGFIMCRKEISYLRMSQKEREQLHAEFQILSHLRHANIVAYYHREHLKASQDLHLYMEYCGNGDLGRVIKDLQHKGQRAQESFVWSIFSQLVMALYRCHYGVDPPEAGANALGLTQGSANGAPQVPAGAMTILHRDLKPENVFLGEDNSVKLGDFGLSKMIKSHDFASTYVGTPFYMSPEICAAEKYTLKSDIWSLGCIIYELCAREPPFNAKTHFQLVQKIKEGKVATLPEMYSPELNQVIRDCLKVNPDRRPDTVQLLNLPVVKLMRKEKEVVDLNKSLRAREELLRQKEKELNERLSNMDRERQMMREEIDSQLRREWEVKARLEIDRLANTEIEQLQMRFEEEIKLRVDAELQKTRHTSAVQSEATGASEDKASLLPKSDYPQSSVGGGSGDEFPSTTDATEYSLDSPDTSRDPKRAARTPFGRAQTMFAGHAGTPMDIEMASPSPMAIANLSLSPRRGGATKAPTTHSGNIFAANANKVSDPRWDLREPLSIESDDEDIVPSPTRNIRSAKNPFTSKNRPSLKQQMVLWPSHGLGRPRQISKIPSMTSIQTDSNGNGLTRKHSVKKDMSGGEALNKMAAKNNIKGRTLVELQQARAGGRPLSAAGGALENISPKRATFKERVAGERRGSGGSGSSSSGSESVAVWDPERDEMPSPFLVRQKRIVKV, from the exons ATGTCGTCAGAAGACAAGTACGAGACGCTGGAGAAGATTG GCCATGGCTCCTTTGGTGTCATTCGCAAAGTCCGCCGGAAGGCAGACGGCTTCATCATGTGCCGCAAGGAGATTTCATATCTTCGCATGTCCCAAAAGGAGCGAGAGCAGCTCCATGCCGAGTTCCAGATCCTTTCGCACCTCCGACACGCAAACATCGTTGCCTACTACCACCGCGAGCATCTCAAAGCTAGCCAGGACCTGCACCTGTACATGGAGTACTGCGGGAATGGCGACCTCGGCCGAGTGATTAAGGACCTGCAGCACAAGGGACAGAGGGCCCAGGAGAGTTTTGTTTGGAGCATCTTCAGTCAGCTTGTCATGGCGCTGTACCGGTGTCACTATGGTGTTGATCCGCCGGAGGCTGGTGCAAATGCGCTTGGTTTGACGCAGGGGAGTGCTAATGGTGCTCCTCAAGTGCCTGCTGGTGCTATGACGATTCTTCATCGAGATTTGAAGCCTGAGAATG TTTTTTTGGGGGAAGACAACTCGGTCAAGTTGGGCGATTTCGGTTTATCCAAGATGATCAAGTCGCATGATTTTGCCTCCACCTACGTCGGCACACCTTTCTACATGTCGCCTGAGATTTGTGCGGCTGAAAAGTACACACTCAAGTCGGATATTTGGTCACTTGGATGTATTATATACGAGCTTTGTGCGAGGGAACCGCCGTTCAATGCAAAGACGCACTTTCAACTGGTGCAGAAGATCAAGGAAGGCAAGGTTGCGACATTGCCGGAAATGTACTCGCCGGAACTGAATCAGGTCATTCGAGATTGCCTCAAGGTGAACCCAGACAGACGTCCCGACACGGTCCAGCTACTTAATTTGCCGGTTGTCAAGTTGATGCGCAAGGAGAAAGAGGTGGTTGACCTGAACAAGTCTTTGCGCGCACGGGAAGAATTGCTTCgccagaaggagaaggaacTGAATGAGAGACTGTCCAATATGGACCGAGAAAGGCAAATGATGCGGGAAGAGATCGATTCCCAACTGCGACGGGAATGGGAAGTCAAGGCTCGACTTGAGATTGACCGCCTTGCCAACACCGAGATCGAACAGCTGCAGATGCGATTTGAGGAGGAAATTAAACTACGAGTAGACGCTGAGCTACAAAAGACGAGACACACGAGTGCTGTTCAGTCAGAGGCAACTGGCGCCTCGGAAGATAAAGCATCGTTATTGCCTAAGTCAGATTATCCGCAGTCATCagttggtggaggaagtggcGACGAATTTCCCTCAACAACAGATGCCACAGAATACTCTCTCGACAGTCCTGATACATCCAGGGATCCTAAACGAGCAGCGCGAACACCGTTTGGCCGAGCACAGACAATGTTTGCCGGACATGCTGGAACGCCGATGGATATTGAAATGGCATCGCCGAGTCCCATGGCAATCGCTAATCTTTCTCTGTCTCCTCGTCGTGGAGGAGCAACCAAGGCACCTACAACCCATTCAGGGAATATCTTTGCTGCCAATGCAAACAAAGTTTCTGATCCTAGATGGGATCTTCGCGAACCGTTGTCCATTGAATCTGACGACGAGGATATCGTCCCCTCACCCACACGAAACATTCGCTCTGCCAAGAACCCATTCACTTCTAAGAACCGGCCT TCTCTAAAGCAGCAAATGGTGCTCTGGCCGAGCCACGGCCTCGGTCGCCCACGACAAATCAGCAAGATTCCCTCCATGACGAGCATCCAGACAGATTCGAATGGCAACGGCTTGACACGCAAACATTCCGTCAAGAAGGATATGAGTGGTGGCGAGGCCCTGAACAAGATGGCTGCTAAGAACAACATCAAGGGTAGAACACTTGTTGAACTGCAACAAGCCCGAGCTGGAGGACGGCCATTGAGCGCTGCCGGCGGCGCTCTCGAGAATATCAGTCCTAAACGTGCTACGTTCAAGGAGAGAGTCGCTGGAGAGCGAAGAGGTAGCGGAGGCAGcgggagcagcagcagcggcagtGAATCTGTTGCTGTTTGGGACCCGGAGCGAGATGAGATGCCAAGCCCATTTTTGGTGAGGCAGAAGAGGATTGTCAAAGTCTAG
- a CDS encoding ead/Ea22-like protein domain-containing protein, giving the protein MATNAVPDTQLGLSAEEIQLLRQGQAALGGGSTSSRAASRASSQGLLLLDSSSLAALGRYFDRLMANIEQNIQYLSEQAQMFTQVQYDRAGNIIDGADAEIARYQQILVQLDELETDFDRIAHIKEIVKGYRSRVEELERDLETSGSSSRHHKHSSHKHSHSHSHSHKHGSSHKSRH; this is encoded by the coding sequence atggcaacaAACGCTGTGCCGGACACACAGCTGGGTCTCTCAGCAGAGGAGATACAGCTGCTGAGGCAGGGCCAAGCAGCACTCGGAGGAGGATCGACGAGCTCCCGCGCCGCCAGCAGAGCCAGTAGTCAGGGCCTACTGCTACTAGACAGCTCTTCTCTTGCTGCTCTGGGGAGGTACTTTGATCGTTTGATggcgaacattgaacagaaCATACAATATCTCAGCGAGCAAGCACAAATGTTCACCCAAGTTCAATATGATCGAGCCGGAAACATCATTGATGGCGCCGACGCAGAAATCGCGAGATACCAGCAGATTCTAGTGCAACTTGACGAGTTGGAGACGGATTTTGACCGAATAGCCCACATCAAAGAAATCGTCAAGGGTTATCGGTCCAGAGTTGAGGAACTCGAACGAGATTTGGAGACGAGTGGATCGTCAAGTCGGCACCACAAGCACTCGTCTCACAAGCATTCGCATTCGCATTCTCACTCGCATAAACACGGTTCATCTCACAAGAGCAGGCACTGA